The Streptomyces sp. NL15-2K genome contains a region encoding:
- a CDS encoding response regulator encodes MLVVDDNKVIRQLIRVNLELEGLEVVTAADGAECLDVVHQVRPDVVTLDVVMPRLDGLRTAARLRSDPRTRDLPLAIVSACTQYEVETGLDVGVDAFLAKPFEPAELVRLVRQLIERKQLAVPAEGPMEGAMEQPMDVSMERPTPGGTVFGSVLGAGEAERAGRTGR; translated from the coding sequence GTGCTTGTTGTGGACGACAACAAGGTCATCCGGCAGCTGATCAGGGTCAATCTCGAGCTGGAGGGCCTCGAGGTGGTGACCGCGGCCGATGGTGCCGAGTGTCTGGATGTCGTTCATCAGGTGCGGCCCGATGTCGTCACCCTGGATGTCGTCATGCCCCGGTTGGACGGGTTGCGGACCGCCGCCCGGCTGCGTTCCGACCCTCGGACCCGTGACCTTCCCCTCGCCATCGTCAGCGCCTGTACGCAGTACGAGGTCGAGACCGGCCTCGACGTCGGCGTCGACGCCTTCCTCGCCAAGCCCTTCGAGCCCGCCGAACTCGTCCGGCTCGTACGGCAGTTGATCGAGCGGAAGCAGCTCGCCGTGCCGGCAGAAGGGCCGATGGAAGGGGCCATGGAACAGCCGATGGACGTGTCGATGGAACGGCCGACACCGGGCGGGACTGTGTTCGGGAGCGTGCTCGGTGCCGGGGAGGCCGAGCGGGCCGGGCGGACCGGCCGCTGA
- a CDS encoding homoserine dehydrogenase, whose protein sequence is MRNRVRIGLLGCGTVGEEFAELLVERRAAIEEVAGVSLELVRVAVRDPGKPRSPVLDPEMFTGDAYEVVKAEDVDVVVELIGGTSPAGELVTAALHSGKSVVTANKELVADAGPELFAAADRAGADLFFEAAAVAAVPILRPMRESLLAEDVTRVAGIVNGTTNFVLTRMTAEGLSFDEALAKAQELGYAEPEASADIEGTDAASKIAILASLAFNRSVLADDVSREGIVGLDREDFELASRFGFDIKLLGVAERFADGSDAHGTIGAQVFPALIARDHPLASVRDSFNAVFITTSAAGELMFYGHGAGPRPSASAILGDVVGAADQRLRGTHHRVPVGPPAAMRPTGELVHSYYIRADVDEAPGVLSEVTGVFGRHGVSIRTVDQHGAESQARIVFITFPAPEHALHSAMDELRGLGHVRGVGRVLRIYAQQPESHPGTGASGPFRARRTSQVTAVRAREEQEKQERAHHMSQPIQLVIHITTLPGRGKDQIAAFEHLAPLVRAEAGCLQYDLHQVSGDPDRFVLMERWSSQEALSAHDATPHMIEADTASPAFRAGPAEVFRLDAEPLA, encoded by the coding sequence ATGAGGAACAGAGTCCGAATCGGACTGCTCGGATGCGGAACGGTCGGGGAGGAGTTCGCCGAACTGCTCGTCGAGCGGCGCGCCGCGATCGAGGAGGTCGCGGGAGTGTCCTTGGAGCTGGTGCGGGTCGCCGTGCGCGATCCGGGCAAGCCACGCTCCCCGGTGCTGGACCCGGAGATGTTCACCGGCGACGCCTACGAGGTGGTCAAGGCCGAGGACGTCGATGTCGTGGTCGAGCTGATCGGCGGCACCTCACCGGCCGGAGAGCTGGTGACGGCAGCGCTGCACTCCGGAAAGTCGGTCGTGACCGCCAACAAGGAGCTCGTCGCCGACGCGGGCCCCGAGCTGTTCGCCGCGGCCGACCGGGCGGGGGCCGACCTCTTCTTCGAGGCGGCGGCCGTGGCGGCCGTGCCCATCCTGCGACCCATGCGGGAGTCCTTGCTGGCCGAGGACGTGACGCGGGTGGCCGGCATCGTCAACGGCACCACGAACTTCGTGCTCACCCGCATGACGGCCGAGGGGCTGAGCTTCGACGAGGCGCTGGCCAAGGCCCAGGAGCTGGGATACGCCGAGCCCGAGGCGAGCGCCGACATCGAGGGCACCGACGCGGCGTCCAAGATCGCCATTCTCGCCTCGCTGGCCTTCAACCGGTCGGTCTTGGCCGACGACGTCAGCCGGGAGGGCATCGTCGGCCTCGACCGCGAGGACTTCGAACTGGCCTCCCGGTTCGGTTTCGACATCAAGCTCCTGGGGGTGGCCGAGCGGTTCGCCGACGGCTCCGACGCGCACGGGACGATCGGCGCCCAGGTCTTCCCCGCGCTGATCGCACGTGATCATCCGCTGGCGAGCGTCCGGGACAGCTTCAACGCGGTCTTCATCACCACCTCCGCCGCCGGTGAGCTGATGTTCTACGGGCATGGCGCCGGCCCCCGCCCGTCGGCGTCGGCGATCCTGGGCGATGTCGTCGGCGCCGCGGATCAGCGGTTGCGCGGCACGCACCACCGTGTCCCCGTCGGCCCGCCGGCGGCTATGCGGCCGACGGGGGAGCTGGTGCACTCCTACTACATCCGCGCCGACGTCGATGAGGCGCCGGGCGTCCTGTCCGAGGTGACAGGCGTGTTCGGGCGGCACGGAGTGTCGATCCGCACGGTGGACCAGCACGGCGCTGAGTCGCAGGCACGCATCGTGTTCATTACCTTCCCGGCACCCGAGCACGCGCTGCACAGCGCGATGGACGAACTGCGGGGCCTCGGCCATGTCCGGGGCGTCGGGCGGGTGCTGCGAATCTACGCCCAGCAGCCGGAGTCCCATCCCGGCACCGGTGCGTCAGGACCCTTCCGGGCCCGGCGAACAAGCCAGGTCACAGCGGTCCGAGCAAGAGAAGAACAAGAGAAACAGGAAAGGGCTCACCACATGTCCCAGCCGATACAGCTCGTCATCCACATCACCACGCTCCCGGGGCGCGGCAAGGACCAGATCGCCGCGTTCGAGCACCTCGCGCCGCTCGTGCGAGCCGAAGCGGGATGCCTCCAGTACGACCTGCACCAGGTGAGCGGCGACCCCGACCGCTTCGTTCTCATGGAGCGCTGGTCGTCCCAGGAGGCGCTCAGCGCGCACGACGCCACCCCGCACATGATCGAGGCCGACACGGCCAGTCCCGCGTTCCGAGCGGGCCCGGCGGAAGTGTTCCGTCTGGACGCCGAACCCCTGGCCTGA
- the nrtL gene encoding ArgS-related anticodon-binding protein NrtL: MTPVELSRTVLRAVRRAVDEGELSVTVPERAVVTVPGPGGCGDYATNIALQLARPAGQPPRRVAEILQARLLGTEHVTDVVVTGPGFLNISLRSTSSVALVEEILRRGSRYGHADCSTGQLVRLHAPHEVRALVVADAVARLLRSQGALVRITAAARPEPEWESVLGVRVDAFGSPDARAVPDARTLPDARALPDARAVPDARTLPDARAVPDARTLPDARTLPDAPAPRDTPAPLDVNLRPVPAAPGDDPVPLGRDAARWALLHPASHDRPRITDEHLAQREGNPLFRVRYAHARTRVLTRNAADLGFTAEPGPTDTADATDLATASTTDTTDLATASPTRTTDTTDALLTTLADHTRVLARAAAHRTPDRLARHLVTVADAVLPLLPAVLPRGEEKPSAAHRARLALAEAAGTVLAGGLSLLGIDAPDHL, translated from the coding sequence GTGACCCCCGTCGAGCTCTCCCGTACCGTGCTGCGCGCGGTGCGTCGCGCTGTCGACGAGGGGGAGCTGAGCGTGACCGTTCCGGAGCGGGCCGTCGTCACGGTGCCCGGGCCCGGTGGCTGTGGGGACTACGCCACCAACATCGCTCTTCAGCTCGCCCGCCCGGCGGGGCAGCCGCCTCGCCGCGTCGCTGAGATCCTCCAGGCCCGGCTCCTCGGTACCGAACACGTCACCGACGTCGTCGTCACCGGGCCCGGGTTCCTCAACATCAGCCTGCGGAGCACCTCGTCCGTCGCTCTCGTCGAGGAGATCCTGCGGCGCGGATCGCGGTACGGACACGCCGACTGCTCCACCGGGCAGCTCGTGCGGCTCCACGCCCCCCACGAAGTCCGCGCCCTGGTCGTCGCCGACGCCGTCGCCCGCCTCCTCCGCTCCCAGGGCGCCCTCGTCCGCATCACAGCCGCGGCCCGCCCCGAGCCGGAGTGGGAGAGCGTCCTCGGCGTGCGCGTCGATGCCTTCGGCAGCCCTGATGCCCGGGCTGTGCCTGACGCCCGGACTCTCCCTGACGCCCGGGCTCTGCCTGATGCCCGGGCTGTGCCCGACGCCCGGACTCTCCCCGATGCCCGGGCCGTGCCCGACGCCCGGACTCTCCCCGACGCCCGGACCCTCCCGGACGCCCCCGCTCCCCGAGACACCCCCGCTCCCCTCGACGTCAACCTACGGCCCGTACCGGCGGCCCCTGGCGACGACCCCGTCCCCCTCGGCCGTGACGCCGCCCGCTGGGCCCTGCTCCACCCGGCCTCCCACGACCGGCCCCGTATCACCGACGAGCACCTCGCCCAGCGCGAGGGCAACCCCCTCTTCCGCGTCCGTTACGCCCACGCCCGCACCCGGGTCCTGACCCGTAACGCCGCCGACCTGGGCTTCACCGCCGAGCCCGGGCCCACGGACACCGCCGACGCCACAGACCTCGCAACCGCAAGCACCACAGACACCACAGACCTCGCAACCGCAAGCCCCACACGCACCACAGACACCACGGACGCCCTCCTCACCACCCTCGCCGACCACACCCGCGTCCTCGCCCGTGCGGCAGCACACCGCACCCCCGACCGTCTCGCCCGGCACCTCGTCACCGTCGCCGATGCCGTCCTCCCTCTGCTGCCCGCCGTCCTGCCGCGCGGCGAGGAGAAACCCTCGGCCGCCCACCGCGCCCGGCTCGCCCTTGCCGAAGCCGCCGGGACGGTGCTGGCCGGCGGCCTGTCCCTGCTCGGTATCGACGCACCCGACCACCTCTGA
- a CDS encoding transporter substrate-binding domain-containing protein, whose protein sequence is MSGDARDGARVRVGFQRSTPPFSYAPTADFSPVGYSVDLARLVLATVLGTPHTAPPLEAVEVTSSTREALLARHRIDIECGSTTITQARARRCAFSRPIFRTSHRIAVKPGVKVTAGGLHVVGIQGSTSQAALETRTDLGFDWTFVGVASIGEARDVFLDDPRVGAMVADEVILRALLRGGGTPEGIRLLDTRLGGEFYGFMMRRHDQEFVRAVDDALAEVFASDAYPRLLQSWFVDELPGLGFGLGMDPADDAFVRRERQAGDHPADRKRRLR, encoded by the coding sequence ATGTCCGGTGACGCACGCGACGGCGCCCGGGTGCGCGTCGGCTTCCAGCGGAGCACCCCGCCGTTCTCCTACGCGCCGACCGCGGACTTCAGCCCCGTCGGCTACTCCGTGGACCTGGCGCGGCTGGTCCTCGCCACGGTCCTCGGCACCCCTCACACGGCTCCGCCGCTGGAGGCCGTCGAGGTCACCTCCTCCACGAGGGAGGCACTGCTCGCCCGGCATCGCATCGACATCGAATGCGGTTCGACGACGATCACGCAGGCGCGAGCGCGGCGCTGTGCCTTCAGCAGGCCGATCTTCCGCACCTCGCACCGGATCGCGGTGAAGCCCGGTGTGAAGGTGACGGCAGGCGGTCTGCACGTTGTGGGTATCCAGGGCTCGACGAGCCAGGCCGCGCTGGAAACCCGGACGGACCTCGGATTCGACTGGACTTTCGTGGGCGTGGCGTCCATCGGTGAGGCCAGGGATGTCTTCCTCGACGACCCGCGGGTCGGTGCCATGGTGGCGGACGAGGTGATTCTCCGGGCACTGCTGCGCGGCGGCGGCACACCGGAAGGAATCAGACTCCTGGACACGCGGCTGGGTGGGGAGTTCTACGGATTCATGATGCGGCGTCACGACCAGGAATTCGTCCGCGCCGTCGATGACGCACTGGCCGAGGTGTTCGCGTCCGACGCGTATCCAAGGCTCCTCCAGTCGTGGTTCGTCGACGAACTCCCCGGTCTTGGATTCGGCCTGGGGATGGATCCCGCGGACGACGCATTCGTGCGGCGGGAACGGCAGGCGGGGGACCACCCTGCCGATCGGAAGAGGCGGCTTCGATGA
- a CDS encoding alpha/beta fold hydrolase → MLHQPLSSDARLLRRHGPGHRTAAVCFHHAGGGMSAYRGWAEQLAPHLDVVLVQLKGREDRTAEPLTDDLGDLAVRIARDICGMPYDDLVLVGHSMGATIAWAVADAIWAVYRRRVRVVLSAQAPPPYTDRIGPVGRQPVGEVRHGRTVDVSGAVGDALTSAADAFHSDILAADLAWMSREFPALVPRPLPVDLYCVAAGQDPLLAPEDMAGWASLTTGHFSQRTVPGGHMYLLTDPTPVLGLVETLAAQGSTDRTVGHVR, encoded by the coding sequence ATGCTCCATCAACCCCTCTCATCAGACGCCCGGTTGCTCCGGCGTCATGGTCCCGGGCACCGGACGGCGGCCGTCTGCTTCCACCACGCGGGCGGGGGCATGTCCGCCTACCGGGGCTGGGCGGAACAGCTCGCCCCGCACCTGGACGTGGTCCTGGTCCAGCTCAAGGGGCGCGAGGACCGCACGGCGGAACCACTCACCGACGACCTGGGCGATCTCGCCGTGCGGATCGCCCGGGACATCTGCGGGATGCCGTACGACGACCTCGTACTGGTCGGCCACAGCATGGGCGCGACCATCGCGTGGGCGGTCGCCGACGCGATCTGGGCGGTCTACCGCCGCCGCGTGCGCGTGGTGCTGTCGGCTCAGGCGCCACCGCCGTACACCGACCGGATCGGCCCTGTCGGCCGGCAGCCGGTGGGGGAGGTGCGGCACGGCCGGACCGTCGACGTCTCCGGAGCCGTGGGCGACGCCCTGACGAGTGCCGCGGACGCCTTCCACTCGGACATCCTGGCCGCGGACCTGGCCTGGATGTCCCGCGAGTTCCCCGCGCTGGTTCCCCGGCCGCTCCCGGTCGACCTGTACTGCGTGGCGGCCGGCCAGGACCCGCTGCTGGCACCCGAGGACATGGCCGGCTGGGCGTCGCTGACGACCGGGCACTTCTCGCAACGGACGGTTCCCGGCGGACACATGTACCTCCTGACGGATCCCACGCCTGTGCTCGGGCTCGTCGAGACGCTCGCGGCCCAGGGCTCGACAGACAGGACGGTCGGCCATGTCCGGTGA
- a CDS encoding gamma carbonic anhydrase family protein: MRTYSFQGVLPRIHPSVYAFDDVVVIGDVEIEEGVSLWPGVTIRGDKGKVRIGQGSNIQDHAMLHSDPDSPLVVGRDVTIAHSAVLHGCSVASGTVVGIGAILLNGARVGESCRVSAGVVLGVGPLYPSRSLIAGTPPSALMTLSDSDVAVLDETAAEYRQLAEQYRTGLRRLAVPGHERSETWADA, encoded by the coding sequence GTGCGGACGTACAGCTTCCAGGGTGTCCTGCCGCGTATCCACCCGAGCGTCTACGCGTTCGACGACGTGGTGGTGATCGGGGACGTGGAGATCGAGGAGGGCGTCAGCCTGTGGCCCGGCGTCACCATTCGCGGGGACAAGGGAAAGGTGCGGATCGGCCAGGGGTCGAACATCCAGGACCATGCCATGCTGCACTCGGACCCCGACAGTCCGCTGGTCGTCGGACGGGACGTCACGATCGCCCACAGCGCGGTGCTGCACGGCTGCTCGGTCGCCTCCGGAACGGTCGTCGGCATCGGCGCGATACTGCTGAACGGGGCCCGGGTAGGGGAGAGTTGCCGGGTGTCGGCGGGAGTCGTGCTCGGCGTCGGGCCCCTCTACCCGTCCCGGAGCCTCATCGCGGGCACCCCGCCCTCCGCCCTGATGACGCTCAGCGACAGCGACGTGGCGGTGCTGGACGAGACGGCCGCCGAGTACCGGCAGCTCGCCGAGCAGTACCGGACGGGCCTGCGCCGCCTCGCTGTGCCGGGCCATGAACGGTCCGAGACGTGGGCCGATGCCTGA
- a CDS encoding MupA/Atu3671 family FMN-dependent luciferase-like monooxygenase gives MSDGSFLDAGQLAQLKAKLRSGTTGTPAPAPVSASAPAPERQRDPAASSLPDLGVIFFSGLSGDSDPYDLLLDVSRFVDGAGFGAIWTPERHFTEAGGAYPNPAVLGSALAVITENVRIRSGSVNLPLHDILRVAEEWALVDNLSGGRVDLAVAPGWHSRDFVLNPEGYESRGQALNAAREQLQQLWRGVPVERTDPAGERHDILTFPRPVQSQLPVWLTSSKSVDSWRFAGEQGLNVLSALINFGPAELQKRIDVYREARARAGLDPDRGVVSLMLHTYVGVDAYEAVERVRTPMTEYLSSFVTQHATSGQSESQDKSRTLQNLDADRDEFLEMVFQRYVSSSSLIGDVKQARQTLEGFRDMGVDEVACLVDFGLSKDEVLASLTRLSSLLEKGA, from the coding sequence ATGTCTGACGGATCCTTCCTGGACGCCGGGCAGCTGGCGCAGCTCAAGGCGAAACTGAGGTCGGGCACCACGGGCACACCCGCCCCCGCACCCGTATCCGCCTCAGCGCCCGCCCCCGAGAGGCAGCGCGATCCGGCCGCGTCCTCCCTCCCCGACCTCGGCGTGATCTTCTTCTCCGGACTGAGTGGCGACAGCGACCCCTACGACCTTCTCCTGGACGTCTCCCGCTTCGTCGACGGCGCGGGCTTCGGCGCGATCTGGACTCCGGAGCGGCACTTCACCGAGGCCGGCGGCGCCTACCCCAACCCGGCCGTCCTGGGCTCCGCCCTGGCCGTGATCACCGAGAACGTGCGGATCCGGTCGGGAAGCGTGAACCTTCCGCTGCACGACATCCTGCGCGTGGCGGAGGAATGGGCCCTCGTCGACAACCTGTCGGGCGGGCGCGTGGACCTCGCGGTGGCGCCCGGCTGGCACTCACGGGACTTCGTCCTCAACCCCGAGGGCTACGAGAGCCGGGGGCAGGCGCTCAACGCGGCGCGGGAGCAGTTGCAACAGCTGTGGCGCGGAGTCCCCGTCGAACGGACCGACCCCGCCGGGGAACGCCACGACATCCTGACCTTCCCCCGGCCCGTGCAGTCTCAACTCCCCGTCTGGCTGACCTCGTCGAAGAGCGTCGACTCGTGGCGCTTCGCGGGCGAACAGGGCCTCAACGTCCTGTCGGCCCTCATCAACTTCGGGCCGGCCGAACTGCAGAAGCGGATCGACGTCTACCGCGAGGCGCGGGCCCGGGCCGGCCTCGACCCCGACCGGGGTGTCGTCTCGCTGATGCTGCACACCTACGTCGGCGTCGACGCGTACGAGGCCGTGGAGCGCGTGCGGACACCCATGACCGAGTACCTGAGTTCCTTCGTCACCCAGCACGCGACCTCGGGACAGAGCGAGTCGCAGGACAAGTCCCGGACGCTGCAGAACCTCGACGCGGACCGGGACGAGTTCCTCGAGATGGTGTTCCAGCGGTACGTCTCCTCCAGCTCGCTCATCGGCGATGTGAAGCAGGCCCGGCAGACGCTGGAGGGGTTCCGGGACATGGGCGTGGACGAGGTCGCGTGCCTCGTGGACTTCGGGCTGTCCAAGGACGAGGTGCTGGCGAGCCTCACCCGGCTCTCCTCGCTGCTCGAGAAAGGAGCATGA
- a CDS encoding flavin reductase family protein, which produces MNTTEITLQDAFKDVMACVATPVSIVTAMPRRGAPRGATVSAFTSLSITPTMVLVSLDRRSQTLDVIRESGRFGLNVLGADQDDLAMSFASRSDIDKFRGTSWDVDHDLPRIAGASAWIASTVADLVDGGDHVIVLGRVDAAETTGSKAPLVYYRRSFGTHQPHHVSESVKVPE; this is translated from the coding sequence ATGAACACCACTGAGATCACCTTGCAGGACGCTTTCAAGGACGTCATGGCCTGCGTGGCCACGCCCGTGTCGATCGTGACGGCCATGCCCCGGCGCGGAGCGCCGCGCGGGGCGACCGTCAGCGCCTTCACCTCGCTGTCGATCACGCCGACGATGGTCCTGGTCAGCCTGGACCGGAGGTCGCAAACGCTCGACGTCATCCGCGAGTCGGGTCGCTTCGGCCTCAACGTGCTCGGTGCCGACCAGGACGATCTGGCGATGTCCTTCGCCTCCCGGAGCGACATCGACAAGTTCCGCGGAACGTCCTGGGACGTCGACCACGACCTCCCGCGCATCGCGGGGGCCTCGGCATGGATCGCGTCGACCGTGGCCGATCTGGTGGACGGCGGAGACCACGTCATCGTGCTCGGTCGCGTCGACGCCGCGGAGACCACGGGGAGCAAGGCACCACTGGTCTATTACCGACGCAGCTTCGGGACCCACCAGCCGCATCATGTCTCCGAGAGTGTGAAGGTCCCGGAATGA
- a CDS encoding type I polyketide synthase produces MDNDDELIAIVSMECRLPQADDVDAFWQKLVNGESAIRDLTDAEVASAGVPTGQRSRPDHVKRAGVLEGVAEFDSTYFGYSPREADVLDVQQRLMLQSSVSLLERANIDPQRTQQRIGVFAGSGMSTYLFGALRRRDLVDSLGEMVVRHGNDKDFLATRISYKLNLRGPSVNVQTACSTGLVAVHSAVQSLLLNECDAAIAGAVHIRVPQESGYQYQVGGVLSPDGVCRPLGAEANGTLFTNGLGLVLLKRLRDAIADGDDVHAVIAGSAVNNDGAEKVSFTAPSVSGQVGVLSDALQVSGAKQTDITYIEAHGTGTALGDPIEIEAIKQAYGLDGARCGIGSLKGNFGHLNIAAGIIGLIKAALVLKHKYVPPTVNVGEVNPALELDGSRYFVTTEGHPLDGDGDTWAGVSAFGMGGTNGHVILKSFEQTPAEPAAPADGPSILTFSARSEAALRGQATALAQHLAAHPEGSLAEYAYTLREGRTRHPYRASLAAVDRAEAVSRLKAGRYHRGAEADSDEIAFVFAGQGTQRGAMGAVLATKNERFARRLDEATAAVNEHMDFDVNTYLGSDGQVDSIDTSVAQPLLFAVEYALAATLIDSGVRPRYVLGHSLGEIVAATVAGVFDLRSAAALVVTRARLMGRCETGAMLAVDRLEPFADLLDGGSLVVAAANSPQQHVLSGSHEAIDAAAALAVDAGVHHQRLATSHAFHSPLMREAADRFLEFLTSCTFRAPWIPLVSNITGGLLTEYEARSPHYWADHLLRTVDFATSVDTLRRLGVRRFIEIGPGRSMSNLVRAGFGPEAASTLELAQTLGEPEHEDESFADAVALGWTADPDVPIDEYASAARMTSLPTYAFERHVHWVEPALGFGGDTARSGEPAAQAPATGPATTTGPATTTEPAAGDCPGDLDDPTEEIRRVVGQIFESFLGEAASAHDRGFFELDGNSLMAIQLINKLRETFELDFSVRDFYENSSVSGTTNVIKALLLEEPAHV; encoded by the coding sequence ATGGACAATGATGACGAGCTGATCGCGATCGTCTCGATGGAATGCCGACTGCCCCAGGCCGACGACGTCGACGCATTCTGGCAGAAGCTGGTGAACGGCGAGAGCGCCATCAGGGATCTCACGGACGCGGAGGTCGCGTCCGCCGGGGTGCCGACGGGGCAACGGTCGCGCCCGGACCATGTGAAGCGGGCCGGAGTCCTGGAAGGCGTCGCCGAGTTCGACTCCACGTACTTCGGATACTCGCCGCGCGAGGCGGACGTCCTCGACGTCCAGCAGCGCCTCATGCTCCAGTCGTCAGTGTCGCTGCTGGAGCGGGCCAACATCGATCCGCAGCGCACCCAGCAGCGGATCGGTGTGTTCGCCGGCTCGGGAATGAGTACCTACCTCTTCGGGGCACTCCGCCGCCGCGACCTGGTCGACTCGCTCGGCGAGATGGTCGTCCGACACGGCAACGACAAGGACTTCCTGGCCACCCGGATCTCCTACAAGCTGAATCTGCGCGGGCCCAGCGTGAACGTGCAGACGGCGTGCTCGACCGGTCTCGTCGCCGTCCACTCGGCCGTGCAGAGCCTGCTCCTGAACGAGTGCGACGCGGCCATCGCGGGCGCGGTGCACATACGGGTGCCGCAGGAGTCCGGATACCAGTACCAGGTCGGCGGGGTGCTCTCGCCGGACGGCGTCTGCCGCCCGCTCGGCGCCGAGGCCAACGGCACGCTGTTCACCAACGGCCTCGGCCTCGTCCTGCTGAAGCGGCTGCGCGACGCGATCGCCGACGGCGACGACGTGCACGCGGTGATCGCCGGTTCTGCGGTGAACAATGACGGTGCGGAGAAGGTGAGTTTCACCGCCCCGAGCGTCTCGGGCCAGGTCGGAGTGCTCAGCGACGCCCTCCAGGTCTCCGGCGCCAAGCAGACGGACATCACCTACATCGAGGCGCACGGCACCGGGACCGCGCTCGGAGATCCCATCGAGATCGAGGCGATCAAGCAGGCGTACGGCCTCGACGGCGCCCGGTGCGGAATCGGTTCCCTCAAGGGCAACTTCGGGCACCTCAACATCGCGGCCGGCATCATCGGGCTGATCAAGGCGGCCCTGGTCCTGAAGCACAAGTACGTGCCGCCGACGGTGAACGTCGGCGAGGTCAACCCCGCGCTCGAACTGGACGGTTCACGCTACTTCGTGACCACCGAGGGGCACCCGCTCGACGGTGACGGAGACACCTGGGCGGGCGTCAGCGCGTTCGGCATGGGCGGCACCAACGGCCACGTCATCCTGAAGAGCTTCGAGCAGACGCCGGCCGAGCCCGCGGCACCCGCCGACGGCCCCAGCATCCTCACCTTCTCGGCGCGGTCCGAGGCCGCCCTGCGCGGCCAGGCGACCGCACTGGCACAGCATCTCGCCGCGCACCCGGAGGGTTCGCTCGCCGAGTACGCGTACACGCTGCGCGAGGGAAGGACACGGCACCCCTACCGGGCATCGCTGGCCGCGGTCGACCGGGCAGAGGCGGTCTCCCGTCTGAAGGCCGGGCGGTACCACCGGGGAGCCGAGGCGGACTCCGACGAGATCGCGTTCGTCTTCGCGGGCCAGGGAACGCAGCGCGGGGCGATGGGAGCCGTACTCGCCACGAAGAACGAGCGCTTCGCCCGCCGGCTCGACGAGGCGACCGCCGCGGTGAACGAGCACATGGACTTCGACGTGAACACGTACCTCGGGTCCGACGGCCAGGTGGACAGCATCGACACCTCGGTGGCGCAGCCGCTCCTGTTCGCCGTCGAGTACGCGCTGGCGGCCACCCTCATCGACTCGGGCGTCCGGCCCCGGTACGTCCTGGGACACAGCCTCGGCGAGATCGTCGCCGCGACCGTCGCGGGCGTGTTCGACCTGCGGTCGGCCGCGGCGCTCGTCGTGACGCGGGCGCGGCTCATGGGACGCTGCGAGACCGGGGCGATGCTCGCCGTCGATCGCCTGGAGCCCTTCGCGGACCTGCTGGACGGCGGCTCCCTGGTGGTCGCGGCGGCCAACTCCCCGCAGCAGCACGTGTTGTCCGGCAGCCACGAGGCCATCGACGCGGCTGCCGCGCTCGCCGTCGACGCCGGTGTCCACCACCAGCGACTGGCGACATCGCACGCGTTTCACTCGCCGCTCATGCGGGAGGCCGCAGACCGGTTCCTGGAGTTCCTCACGTCCTGCACCTTCCGGGCGCCATGGATCCCGCTGGTGTCGAACATCACCGGCGGGCTCCTCACGGAGTACGAGGCCCGGAGCCCGCACTACTGGGCGGACCATCTGCTGCGTACGGTCGACTTCGCCACCTCGGTGGACACACTGCGGCGCTTGGGCGTGCGCCGGTTCATCGAGATCGGCCCCGGCCGGTCGATGAGCAACCTGGTGCGGGCCGGCTTCGGGCCCGAGGCTGCCTCGACCCTCGAACTGGCCCAGACGCTGGGCGAACCGGAGCACGAGGACGAGTCGTTCGCGGACGCCGTCGCACTGGGCTGGACCGCCGACCCCGACGTGCCCATCGACGAGTACGCGAGCGCCGCACGGATGACGTCGCTGCCCACGTACGCATTCGAGCGGCACGTCCACTGGGTGGAGCCGGCGCTCGGCTTCGGCGGGGACACCGCCCGTTCCGGTGAGCCTGCGGCACAGGCCCCCGCCACCGGACCGGCGACCACCACCGGACCGGCGACCACCACCGAGCCGGCGGCAGGCGACTGCCCCGGCGACCTCGACGATCCCACGGAAGAGATCCGACGGGTCGTCGGGCAGATCTTCGAGAGCTTCCTCGGCGAGGCGGCCTCGGCCCACGACCGCGGGTTCTTCGAACTCGACGGAAACTCGCTGATGGCGATCCAGCTGATCAACAAGCTCCGCGAGACCTTCGAACTCGACTTCTCTGTCCGGGACTTCTACGAGAACAGCTCCGTGTCGGGAACCACGAACGTGATCAAGGCACTGCTGCTGGAGGAGCCCGCACATGTCTGA